In one Triplophysa dalaica isolate WHDGS20190420 chromosome 9, ASM1584641v1, whole genome shotgun sequence genomic region, the following are encoded:
- the LOC130428809 gene encoding endothelin-converting enzyme-like 1, protein MFHTFPNKSRAQTPAAMEKTYSLTAHYDDFQEIKYSSRCSSSTLSNGVSLHLGGSLDRAGRGRSGKDKFMGGPGPGGSTPARWSRREICLLSALVFAAGMCVILGCMLALKFLSLEAQDSGCRQDCVKRRSLLRAARFVQGNIDPSVQPCHDFYSFACGGWLRRHGIPEDKMSYGIITAIGEQNQEKLQRLLQAPIQRHEPNSAERKVKEFYRSCINMKEIDRLGAAPMTEVIDSCGGWDLSRAPPGGAGWDSSSAPVRPDFNEILYKTQAVYSTSVFFSLTVSVDDKNSSRNAIRIDQEGLTLPERTLYLGQDEDSVKILAAYKALMERLLSMLGAHNATLKSREILDLETRLANITVSEFEDQRKDVSSMYNRVTLKQLQRMSPIFHWKRLLDRIFHDNFSEDEEIVVLASEYMQQVSDIIKTTSKRVLHNYMLWRIVAALSEHLSTAFRSTIHEFSREIDGTERQLELGRLCLTQANKHFGMALGALFVQHHFSSKSKAKVQELVEDMKHSLDLRLQELDWMDEQTKDAARAKLQHMMVMTGYPDFLLKPELIDEEYGFDVSEKTYFKNILNSIKYNIKLSVKKIHKEVDKTTWLLPPQALNAYYLPNKNQMVFPAGILQPTLFDPEFPQSLNYGGIGAIVGHELTHGYDDWGGQYDRYGNLKQWWTEESYRKFQKKAECIIKLYDNFTVYNQRVSGRLTLGENIADLGGLKLSFYAYQKWIREHGPERPLPGLKYTHEQLFFIAFAQNWCMKRRSQSIYLQLLTDKHAPEHYRVIGSVSQFEEFGRVFHCPRGSPMHPVNKCAVW, encoded by the exons ATGTTTCACACCTTCCCCAACAAATCCAGGGCCCAGACGCCGGCGGCCATGGAGAAGACGTACTCACTGACGGCGCATTACGACGACTTTCAGGAGATCAAGTACAGCAGTCGCTGCAGCAGCAGCACGCTCAGCAACGGCGTCAGTCTGCATCTGGGTGGGTCGCTAGACCGTGCCGGGCGTGGCCGCAGTGGGAAGGATAAGTTCATGGGTGGGCCCGGTCCAGGGGGCAGTACCCCGGCTCGCTGGAGTCGGCGTGAGATCTGCCTGCTGTCGGCGCTGGTGTTTGCGGCGGGGATGTGCGTGATTCTCGGCTGCATGCTGGCGCTGAAGTTTCTGTCGCTGGAGGCGCAGGACTCCGGGTGTCGGCAGGACTGCGTGAAGAGACGCTCGCTGCTCAGGGCCGCGCGCTTTGTTCAGGGAAACATCGACCCGAGCGTTCAGCCCTGTCACGACTTCTACAGTTTTGCGTGCGGGGGCTGGCTCAGACGTCACGGGATACCGGAGGACAAAATGAGCTACGGAATAATCACAGCCATCGGAGAGCAAAACCAAGAGAAGCTGCAGCGCCTCCTACAGGCACCCATTCAGAGGCACGAACCCAACAGTGCCGAGAGAAAG GTGAAAGAATTTTATCGCTCATGCATCAACATGAAGGAAATCGACCGTCTGGGGGCGGCACCCATGACTGAGGTGATTGACAGCTGCGGTGGATGGGATCTGTCCAGGGCTCCTCCCGGAGGTGCGGGGTGGGATAGCAGCTCCGCCCCTGTGAGGCCGGATTTCAACGAGATACTGTACAAGACGCAGGCCGTGTACAGCACGTCTGTCTTCTTCTCTCTCACTGTGAGCGTGGACGATAAAAACTCCTCACGCAACGCCATACGG atcgATCAGGAGGGCTTGACTCTGCCAGAGAGAACTCTATATCTGGGTCAGGATGAGGACAGCGTGAAg ATTTTGGCGGCCTATAAGGCGTTGATGGAGAGATTGCTGAGCATGCTGGGGGCTCACAACGCCACGCTGAAGTCACGAGAGATTCTGGACCTGGAGACAAGACTAGCTAAT ATCACTGTGTCTGAATTTGAGGACCAAAGAAAAGATGTCAGCAGCATGTACAACCGCGTAACTTTAAAACAACTGCAGAGAATGTCTCCGATC tTCCATTGGAAGCGTTTGCTGGATCGGATCTTTCATGATAACTTCTCAGAGGATGAAGAGATTGTAGTTTTAGCTTCAGAATACATGCAGCAGGTGTCTGACATCATCAAGACCACGTCTAAACG ggTTCTTCACAATTACATGTTGTGGCGTATCGTGGCGGCTCTCAGCGAGCATCTCTCCACCGCATTCCGCAGCACCATCCACGAGTTCTCGCGCGAGATCGACGGAACCGAGCGTCAGCTGGAACTGGGCCGTCTGTGTCTCACTCAGGCCAACAAACACTTCGGCATGGCTCTGGGCGCCCTGTTCGTCCAACATCACTTCTCATCCAAGAGCAAAGCCAAG GTACAGGAGCTGGTGGAGGACATGAAGCATTCGTTAGATCTGAGACTACAAGAGCTCGACTGGATGGATGAACAAACCAAAGATGCCGCCAGAGCAAAA TTGCAGCACATGATGGTGATGACGGGTTACCCGGACTTTCTGCTCAAGCCAGAACTCATTGATGAGGAATACGGG TTTGATGTAAGTGAGAAGACGTATTTCAAGAACATCCTCAACAGCATCAAGTACAACATCAAACTCTCTGTCAAAAAGATCCATAAAGAGGTGGACAAGACAAC gTGGCTCCTTCCACCACAGGCTTTAAATGCATATTACCTGCCAAACAAAAACCAGATGG ttTTTCCAGCAGGTATTCTTCAGCCAACCCTCTTTGATCCAGAATTCCCACA GTCACTGAATTACGGAGGAATTGGTGCGATTGTTGGACACGAGCTCACGCACGGGTACGATGACTGGG GGGGGCAGTATGATCGCTATGGTAACCTGAAGCAGTGGTGGACAGAAGAATCATACAGGAAGTTTCAGAAGAAAGCCGAATGTATCATCAAACTCTACGACAACTTCACCGTCTATAACCAGAGg gtgagCGGGCGTCTGACGCTAGGTGAGAACATCGCTGATCTTGGTGGACTGAAGTTGTCTTTCTAT GCGTATCAGAAGTGGATTCGAGAGCACGGTCCCGAGCGTCCTCTCCCGGGTCTGAAGTACACACACGAGCAGTTGTTCTTCATAGCGTTTGCTCAG AACTGGTGCATGAAGAGACGATCACAGTCCATTTACCTGCAGCTGCTGACTGATAAACACGCACCTGAACactacag GGTTATTGGCAGCGTGTCTCAGTTCGAAGAGTTTGGTCGCGTGTTTCACTGCCCAAGAGGGTCGCCCATGCATCCTGTCAACAAATGTGCCGTCtggtga